Genomic window (Dyadobacter fanqingshengii):
GATCCGGACGCTGCCAGTATCGAGGCTTAATTAACCTTTTTTCAGGAGATAGACGCGCAATTTTTACAGTCACCGGAGAAGAGACAAACTGACCGTTCATGTTGTCCGTACGAATTTTCAGGCTCGCTAGACTGTCGACCTTGGTCCTTTCAGCAATGTCCGCCTTTAACAAAATAGACTTATAGCCCACAGAAACGGTAGTTTGCTCGCTTCTTGTCTCCCCATTGATGTCAGTCACATCGGCATAAACCGTGTAATCAAACACCGGGTCGCGCTTTTTATCTGTTTTTAAATTGGGAATGGCTTCGAAATGGACATTGAACTTCCCCGAAGCGTCCGTAACTGTTTCGCCGTGCGCGATTTCCTGCGGCTCGGCGGATGGGTAAAAGCGGCTTCTGAATAGCCAGGGATAAAGGAATCTTTCGTTTCGGACAACGCGATAAACCACTTTCGCACCATCAATTTGATTTCCGGCATAAGCGGTTCCCGTTCCTGTCACCCTAATCGTGTCACCAAGCTTGTAGGAGTTGCGTAATGTGTCAAATTGAACTGCAAACCGTGGTCGCTTATATTCTTCAACATGGAATGTAACAAGATGATCATCATCGGCAACGATCGAAAATTGCCCGTTTAATGAGCCGGTAGGAAGCACAAACGACCCGGAAAAACTGCCAAATTTATTCACCGTCTTAGTGGCTTTTCCCACCACTTCATTGTTTGCATTTTTGAGTTCAATCTCAATTTTCTCTGTCTGATCTTGGAGAATATTTTTTCCTTTTGTTGCAATGCCTTTATAATAAACAGTTTGGCCCGGCCGATACAAACTGCGGTCTGCGAAAAGATAGATCATTGACTCACTTGGTTCAGCCTCCGAGTCGCTGAACGTGTTATAGTACGTGCGCGTTTCCTGCCGGATAAACAAATGGTCGTTCGCATGGGTGATTTCCAGCATCTGGCTTTGTGATTCCGGTTCCTTACTGCTTACTTTTCTTTTGAAATAACCATTTTTATCGGCGATATAAGAAGCGCCTCTACTTTTAATGTAACTCCCGGACTTGTAATCATATTTGGTATTCCAAACAGTAACATTCGCACCAGCCAGCGGCTGTCCGGTATCACGGTTTAGCATAAAATAATCTTCTCCCCGCTGCACATAACTAATGTTGCTCACATACAGCAGCTTCATGCCGATAACTGACTTGTTTTCGGGAAATCCGGCGTCCGGGCTGGCAAACAACACATATTCTCCACCAGGCAATGCATCCACTTTAATTTCCACGGCATGTTGCTGAAAATCCTTCGTATCAGGCAGTTTTTGCTCCCAAGATCTTATTGAAGGCGTGTTAACGAGCATTTTGAACGTCCCCTGAATGTCATTTTTTTCAAAGCTTTTCTTGATTTCCTCGGTGGCTTTGACAATTTTCAAGAACAGCTTGTCCAGATTCCTGCTTTCTACAAGCACCAGAAACGGCTTTTCTGGAATGTTAACCTGCTCCGTTGTGAATTGTAATTCTTTCCTTTTGATGCCGTTAAGCAGGTTATATGCATTAATCCCGCCTTCTGTTTCGGGATTTTCTTTGATAACTTTTTCACATATCTCAGCAGCCTTCACTCTTTCAAAACGGTTCGCTGTGTCGCTACCTGGTTTGAAGGAACTTCCTTTCTGCTCATGATAAAGGGCTTTCATATACCAGGCCTGTGCGGCTGCGGACGTTTGCTGATATTGGTCTGCTAAATGGCTCAGAGACATATAGTAAAGCTCGTCCGTGTCAGGATGCACGGATTTTTGACGAACGAATTGAAGCCGCTGCAGATCAATGTCGATCAGCGCGTCGGGCTGTGGGTCATTGATGTGGAATGCGATCAGCTTTTGATATAACTGCAGCGCAAAGAACTCCAGAGAAGTGCTGTCTTTTGTTTCAAACTTGCGGTGAATAAAGTCGGCAGCAGGATCAAATGCGGAGGCTTTGTCAATTTCAAACTTATAGGAAGGCTTTTTGATGTCCCGCTCGTCCGAAGCGAAATATAGCAAAGCTTTTTGCGTGAGCAGATCATACAATGTCGGACGCAACTTTCTCGTGTTTCCTTTGAGGATAATCGCATCAAATGCATCCAGTTTGGTTTGTTTGAGAAGCGTTTCATCGGCAATAGACAAAAGGTAAAGCGAAGAAATTTTGCGATGAAAATCTTCCGTTGACCAGGTGCTCACATCATCTTTCTTGAAATTTATCGTTGCCGTTCGTTGATAAGCCTGCCAGCGGATGTCCTGGAAATAGCTGTAATAAGTAGATGCGAGTAAATTGGTCAGAATTGATTTTGCTGCGCCGCGGCTCTCCGCAATTTCTTTTTCGAGCTCCTTAATGCCTGCTATTTGCTGATCTTCGCGCGTATCAACCTGCAAGTTGACCATGTAAACTGCGGCTTTGATAACCTGCGCTTCCTGATTTTCTTTTTTGGCCAAATCATAAATTTTCCTGACCTCTTCCAGGGCTGATTTCGGTAGGTTTTTTTGCTGATGCCCTTCAACGACTTTCCATTGAGCCTCATAATTTTTGATCTTATTTTGTCCGTGCGTGTACATGGGTAAGGAACATATTAACAGGGTGATAAAATAGTGGAGGCAATGTCTGGATGTCGTCATATGGTTATTATAATTTAACATTCAACAGAAGTAAAAAACGAACTGATTGCCGCTTTGTACAATATGAAGTATCTTTAATAAACGCTTTTGAAGGAATATAATTTATTAATATCCGAATTGAACGAAATTTATTTTAATTGATCTATGCGTACGATAATGCTGGTTGGAGGGATAATCATTGTGCTTGTGCTGGGGAAGCTGTTTGTATTCTCCAAGCCGGGAAAGGATAAGCCCTCGGAAGTGAAAGGCAGTGGAAGTAATGGTGGCAATTCCGCAGGCGCCGCAGTGCCGGTGAATGTATACGTTGTTAAGAGGGAGTCCATTGAAAACCAGATATTTGCGTCGGGTACAGTCATTCCCAATGAAGAAGTGAATGTCATGGCAGAGGCATCGGGCAGGCTGATCAAATTGAACATTAAGGAAGGCGCAAACATTGAAAAAGGTCAGCTTATCGGAAAAATAAATGACCGCGAGTTGCAAGCACAGTTGCAAAAGGTGACATATAACCAGGAGCTCACCAAGAAAATCGAAGCGCGTCAAAAGAAGCTTTTGAATGTGGAGGCGATCAATCTGGAAGAATATGATGTGACTTCGAATAATATCAGGATTTTGGAGGCTGAAAAAGAGGTTTTGGAAGCGCAGCTGGAAAAAACGGAGATCCGGGCACCATTCAGTGGCCGGATAGGATTGAAATACATTAGTGAAGGCGCATATCTGGCACCGGGTACGCCCATCGTAACCATTGTGCAAAGCAATCCGGTGAAAGTTGATTTCACTGTTCCTGAAAAATACGCGCCGAATATCAGGGTAGGCAATGTGGTGAAATTCAATCTCGACGGCGATCCTTCTACTTACAATGCTAAAATTCTTGCGATAGATCCGAAAGTGGAGGAAAGTCTGCGGACGCTGAAAGTGCGGGCGATAGCGCCCAACCCGTCCGGGCGGTTTGTGCCAGGCATGTTTGTTAAAATTCTTGCCGATCTGGATGCCAATAAATCGGCCATGATGATCCCTACCGAAGCCATAGTCCCTGTTTTGAAAGGAAAAAAAGTGTTTGTTGTCAAAAACGGCAAGGCACAGGAAGCAATGGTTGTGACCGGATTGCGGACGGATAAGAAAATTCAGGTGATAGAAGGTTTGCAGCCGGGCGATTCGCTCATTACATCAGGAATTATTGCTATTAAGCCCAATACGGCCGTACGCGTGAATTGAGGAAGGAATCGTGAACTTGTTAAAACGAATGTCAGCCGACATTAATCTCCAAATATGAGTATATCAACACTCTCTATCAAGCGGCCGGTTCTGGCGATTGTCATGAACCTGCTGATCATATTGTTCGGATTTCTGGGATACAAATTTCTGGGGATGCGGGAATTCCCTTCCATTGATCCGCCGGTGGTCTCTATCCGGACAAGTTATACTGGGGCCAATGCAGACATTATCGAATCGCAAATCACAGAACCACTTGAAAAACAGCTTAATAGCATTGAAGGGATTAAGTCAATCAACTCTACGAGCAGCCAGGGAACGAGCCAGATAACGGTTGAATTCGACATTGGTGTGGATATGGAGCGCGCGGCTAATGACGTGCGGGACAAGGTTGGCTCGGCTTCAAGGACATTGCCATTGGATATCGACGGGCCACCCGTTGTTGCCAAGGCGGATGCCAACTCGGAACCTATTATTGTGCTTACATTCAAAAGCGACACAAGATCACATCTGGAAGTGAGTGATTATGCGGAGAATGTGATCGCGCAGCGTTTGCAAACCATTGAAGGCGTAAGTGAGATCCGGATTTTTGGCCAGAAGAAATATGCCATGCGCATTTGGATGGACCCCATCAAAATGGCCTCACTCGGCATTACCACGCAGGATGTGAAGATCGCCCTGGACAAGGAAAATGTTGAATTACCAAGCGGAAAACTGGCAGGTGACAATACTGAGCTTACGGTTAAAACGATTGGAAGATTCCGGACGGAAGAGGATTTTAATGAGCTGATTATTAAAAATTCGCCAACACAAACGGTTCATTTAAAAGATATTGGCTATGCGGCACTGGGCCCGGAAAACGAGGAAACGGTCCTGAGACTGGATAATGTTCCCATGATCGGTTTAGCCATTTCGCCGATGCCGGGTGCTAATTATCTCAATATTGCAGAGGAGGTCAATAAGCGGATGGCGGACATTAAAAGAGAGCTTCCAAAAGATTATG
Coding sequences:
- a CDS encoding efflux RND transporter periplasmic adaptor subunit: MRTIMLVGGIIIVLVLGKLFVFSKPGKDKPSEVKGSGSNGGNSAGAAVPVNVYVVKRESIENQIFASGTVIPNEEVNVMAEASGRLIKLNIKEGANIEKGQLIGKINDRELQAQLQKVTYNQELTKKIEARQKKLLNVEAINLEEYDVTSNNIRILEAEKEVLEAQLEKTEIRAPFSGRIGLKYISEGAYLAPGTPIVTIVQSNPVKVDFTVPEKYAPNIRVGNVVKFNLDGDPSTYNAKILAIDPKVEESLRTLKVRAIAPNPSGRFVPGMFVKILADLDANKSAMMIPTEAIVPVLKGKKVFVVKNGKAQEAMVVTGLRTDKKIQVIEGLQPGDSLITSGIIAIKPNTAVRVN